A part of Brassica rapa cultivar Chiifu-401-42 chromosome A05, CAAS_Brap_v3.01, whole genome shotgun sequence genomic DNA contains:
- the LOC117134319 gene encoding LOW QUALITY PROTEIN: uncharacterized protein LOC117134319 (The sequence of the model RefSeq protein was modified relative to this genomic sequence to represent the inferred CDS: inserted 2 bases in 1 codon; substituted 1 base at 1 genomic stop codon) codes for QKYLVKVLAAVVVVFFAPFLAPSLVVASTIVFISSLPYFFFLASFVCTEKLMRKLLPNYAFGGRGEKMVLLRVPETKLVFXIYDDGIARVAMSEPIFVQEEGTAAIASPLRVTNFFDSQRDEDRTNQSLDRGIYEKDFREDNKDAGGELIQEVCRCHMWSIFHSTHQLTVQVKLLRLRFLWMSMKVLYSEEKIWAKMETVRKIVGXSVARSTTYSEELKALYMFVGVEPHTSLLEKENQDMAQVTERLYLLMSGIGIK; via the exons CAAAAGTACTTGGTGAAAGTTCTTGCAGCAGTTGTTGTAGTGTTTTTTGCACCATTCCTTGCTCCGTCACTCGTTGTTGCCTCGACGATCGTCTTCATCTCGTCCCttccttatttttttttcttggccaGCTTTGTTTGTACTGAAAAGCTGATGAGAAAACTGCTTCCTAATTATGCTTTTGGTGGAAGAGGTGAGAAAATGGTGCTACTCCGAGTCCCCGAGACAAAATTGGTATT AATTTATGATGATGGCATAGCAAGAGTGGCTATGAGTGAGCCAATTTTTGTGCAGGAAGAGGGGACTGCTGCAATTGCTTCACCCTTGAGAGTGACTAACTTCTTTGAT AGTCAAAGAGATGAGGATAGAACTAATCAATCACTTGATAGAGGAATCTATGAAAAAGATTTCAGAGAGGACAACAAAGA TGCTGGTGGTGAACTTATTCAAGAAGTCTGCCGATGTCATATGTGGAGTATCTTCCACAGTACCCATCAGCTT ACTGTACAAGTTAAGTTGCTGAGATTGAGGTTTTTGTGGATGTCGATGAAGGTGTTGTATAGCGAGGAGAAGATATGGGCAAAGATGGAGACAGTAAGGAAGATAGTCGGATAAAGTGTTGCCAGAAGCACAACATATTCTGAAGAACTGAAGGCACTTTACATGTTTGTGGGTGTGGAACCCCATACATCGCTGTTGGAGAAGGAGAATCAAGATATGGCACAAGTCACTGAGAGACTTTACTTGCTAATGTCTGGTATTGGAATAAAATAG
- the LOC103868298 gene encoding dual specificity protein kinase YAK1 homolog isoform X1 translates to MDDIDGGAREMGSSTPWQPLQFVFKPYIPPNESDLTGGTLRATAKKKKSVVVRLTSGLVETYKICNPQFKYRGELNPKRYLTTPSAGVLNDGFDNVNSDLILAVNDDLSSSDSRQRYIVKDLLGHGTFGQVAKCWVPETNSLVAVKVIKNQPAYYQQALVEVSILTTLNKKYDPEDKHHIVRIYDYFLHQRHLCICFELLDMNLYELIKINQFRGLSLSIVQLFSKQILLGLALLKDAGIIHCDLKPENILLCASVKPTQIKIIDFGSACMEDRTVYSYIQSRYYRSPEVLLGHQYTTAIDMWSFGCIVAELFLGLPLFPGASEFDIMRRMIEILGKQPPDYVLKEAKNVNKFFKCVGSVHNLGNGGTHGGLKSAYMALTEEEFEAREKKKPDIGKEYFRHKNLEEIVKGYPYKINLPEDDVVKETQIRLALIDFLRGLVEFDPAKRWSPFQAAKHPFITGEPFTCPYNPPPETPHVHVAQNFKVDHHPGGGHWFAAGLSPHTSGRTRIPMHNSPHFQMIPYSHANSYGSIGSYGSYNDGAVQGSSYGSYGDNGNMFAYYSPVNHTGLYMQNRGGVPMVGTSPDARRRVMQYPHGNGLGTSPSAGNFAPLPLGTSPSQFTPPNPNNQYLAGSPGHHGPTSPARNSCHGSPLGKMAAFSQFNRRQSVGYSGGSQSQDSSLSQAQGHGMDNLHQNEGYSGQFSGSLPHRHLDPGFQNRKQSQGSPGYSTHNISSSSLRSSTGPHIENTEKALSVPDPGDWDPNYSEELLLQEDSADESVIANALSRGMQFGSTDASSSRRFNSNPSTSSSSNPVTQRRYVPNQPFSQVEIGSPPSNDPYARFGQLMPGSQFTPHVTQNSPSRLGQQRSNHGRPNPGRATDRNHVNAQLPPSNTSSGGQRSPRSSSYTSGAPWGGRRTNHHVPNVHGRMDYGSIA, encoded by the exons ATGGATGACATTGATGGTGGTGCTCGTGAGATGGGCTCATCAACACCGTGGCAGCCACTTCAGTTTGTTTTCAAGCCTTACATCCCACCGAATGAGTCTGATCTCACAGGTGGGACATTGCGTGCtactgcaaagaagaagaagtcg GTAGTGGTGAGACTAACTAGCGGCTTGGTTGAGACATACAAAATATGCAATCCACAGTTCAAATATAGAGGAGAGTTGAATCCCAAGCGGTACTTGACTACTCCATCGGCTGGTGTGCTCAATGATGGCTTTGATAATGTCAACTCCGACCTAATTCTGGCTGTAAATGATGATTTGAGCAGTTCAGACTCACGGCAGAG ATACATTGTCAAAGATCTTCTTGGCCATGGGACTTTTGGTCAGGTTGCTAAATGCTGGGTTCCTGAGACAAACAGCCTTGTTGCTGtaaaagtaataaaaaaccaGCCTGCATACTATCAGCAGGCGCTGGTTGAAGTATCTATTTTGACAACG CTAAACAAGAAGTATGATCCAGAGGATAAGCACCATATTGTTCGCATATACGACTACTTCTTACATCAACGTCATTTGTGCATATGCTTTGAACTTCTGGACATGAATCT GTATGAGctcataaaaataaatcaatttagAGGTCTCTCGTTAAGCATAGTCCAGCTCTTCTCTAAGCAg ATCTTACTTGGTTTGGCTCTTTTGAAAGATGCTGGCATAATTCATTGTGATCTGAAGCCAGAGAACATTCTTCTGTGTGCCAG TGTGAAGCCAACTCAAATTAAGATAATCGACTTTGGATCAGCGTGCATGGAAGATCGGACTGTTTATTCATATATTCAG AGTCGTTACTACAGATCGCCGGAAGTTTTACTTGGTCATCA ATACACTACAGCTATCGACATGTGGTCATTTGGATGCATTGTTGCCGAGCTGTTTCTTGGATTACCACTGTTTCCAGGAGCTTCAGAATTTGATATCATGAGGCGTATGATTGAAATACTGGG AAAGCAACCACCTGATTATGTGCTCAAGGAAGCAAAAAATGTGAATAAGTTCTTTAAGTGTGTTGGGAGTGTCCACAATTTAGGGAATGGTGGAACTCATGGTGGCCTCAAAAGTGCTTATATGGCTCTGACGGAAGAAGAATTTGAAGCT agagaaaagaaaaagccaGATATTGGGAAAGAGTACTTCCGCCATAAGAACCTTGAAGAAATTGTAAAAGGCTATCCTTACAAGATAAACTTGCCTGAAGACGATGTTGTCAAAG AAACTCAGATCCGGTTAGCTCTTATAGACTTTTTGAGAGGACTTGTTGAATTTGATCCAGCTAAACGTTGGTCACCTTTTCAG GCCGCCAAGCACCCTTTTATCACCGGGGAACCTTTTACGTGCCCATACAACCCTCCGCCAGAAACACCTCATGTG CATGTTGCTCAAAATTTCAAAGTTGACCATCATCCAGGTGGAGGGCACTGGTTTGCCGCCGGTCTTTCTCCTCAT ACATCAGGGAGAACCAGAATCCCAATGCACAATAGTCCCCATTTTCAGATGATACCTTATTCACATGCAAATAGTTATGGGAGTATTGGAAGCTATGGTAGCTACAATGATGGTGCCGTACAGGGAAGTAGCTACGGGAGCTATGGAGATAACGGCAATATGTTTGCCTATTATTCACCTGTGAATCATACTGGCCTATACATGCAAAACAGAGGTGGTGTCCCAATGGTTGGAACTAGTCCTGATGCCAGACGCAGGGTTATGCAGTATCCACATGGAAATGGCCTTGGTACAAGTCCATCCGCGGGAAATTTTGCTCCACTACCCCTCGGCACTAGTCCATCACAATTTACTCCACCAAATCCAAACAATCAATATTTAGCTGGCTCTCCTGGACACCATGGCCCGACATCTCCAGCAAGAAACAGTTGTCACGGGTCTCCTTTAGGGAAAATGGCAGCATTCAGTCAATTTAACAGAAGACAAAGCGTTGGATATTCTGGAGGTTCTCAGTCTCAAGATTCTTCCTTGTCACAAGCTCAGGGGCATGGGATGGACAATTTGCATCAAAATGAGGGTTATTCTGGGCAATTCTCTGGTTCACTTCCACATCGACATTTGGATCCTGGGTTCCAAAACCGTAAACAGTCACAAGGAAGTCCTGGGTACTCAACGCATAACATTTCCAGCTCATCCCTTCGGTCCAGTACTGGTCCCCATATTGAGAATACAGAAAAAGCCTTATCAGTGCCTGATCCAGGAGATTGGGACCCAAATTACAG CGAAGAATTGCTTCTACAAGAAGATAGCGCAGATGAAAGTGTTATTGCTAATGCATTAAGTAGAGGAATGCAATTTGGTTCAACAGATGCCTCCAGTTCGAGAAGGTTCAACAGTAATCCCTCGacctcatcatcatcaaatccggTAACCCAAAG GAGATATGTTCCCAATCAACCCTTTTCGCAAGTAGAGATTGGCAGCCCTCCAAGTAATGATCCTTATGCCAGATTTGGCCAACTTATGCCAGGATCGCAATTCACTCCTCATGTCACCCAGAACTCTCCAAGTCGCTTAGGGCAGCAACGGTCCAATCACGGGAGACCAAATCCTGGAAGGGCTACAGATCGGAATCACGTCAACGCTCAGCTTCCTCCGTCCAACACTAGTTCTGGGGGTCAACGCTCACCCAGGAGTAGCTCATATACCAGTGGTGCCCCTTGGG GAGGACGTAGGACTAACCATCATGTCCCAAATGTTCATGGAAGGATGGACTATGGAAGTATTGCCTGA
- the LOC103868298 gene encoding dual specificity protein kinase YAK1 homolog isoform X2, giving the protein MDDIDGGAREMGSSTPWQPLQFVFKPYIPPNESDLTGGTLRATAKKKKSVVVRLTSGLVETYKICNPQFKYRGELNPKRYLTTPSAGVLNDGFDNVNSDLILAVNDDLSSSDSRQRYIVKDLLGHGTFGQVAKCWVPETNSLVAVKVIKNQPAYYQQALVEVSILTTLNKKYDPEDKHHIVRIYDYFLHQRHLCICFELLDMNLYELIKINQFRGLSLSIVQLFSKQILLGLALLKDAGIIHCDLKPENILLCASVKPTQIKIIDFGSACMEDRTVYSYIQSRYYRSPEVLLGHQYTTAIDMWSFGCIVAELFLGLPLFPGASEFDIMRRMIEILGKQPPDYVLKEAKNVNKFFKCVGSVHNLGNGGTHGGLKSAYMALTEEEFEAREKKKPDIGKEYFRHKNLEEIVKGYPYKINLPEDDVVKETQIRLALIDFLRGLVEFDPAKRWSPFQAAKHPFITGEPFTCPYNPPPETPHVHVAQNFKVDHHPGGGHWFAAGLSPHTSGRTRIPMHNSPHFQMIPYSHANSYGSIGSYGSYNDGAVQGSSYGSYGDNGNMFAYYSPVNHTGLYMQNRGGVPMVGTSPDARRRVMQYPHGNGLGTSPSAGNFAPLPLGTSPSQFTPPNPNNQYLAGSPGHHGPTSPARNSCHGSPLGKMAAFSQFNRRQSVGYSGGSQSQDSSLSQAQGHGMDNLHQNEGYSGQFSGSLPHRHLDPGFQNRKQSQGSPGYSTHNISSSSLRSSTGPHIENTEKALSVPDPGDWDPNYSEELLLQEDSADESVIANALSRGMQFGSTDASSSRRFNSNPSTSSSSNPVTQRRYVPNQPFSQVEIGSPPSNDPYARFGQLMPGSQFTPHVTQNSPSRLGQQRSNHGRPNPGRATDRNHVNAQLPPSNTSSGGQRSPRSSSYTSGAPWDCP; this is encoded by the exons ATGGATGACATTGATGGTGGTGCTCGTGAGATGGGCTCATCAACACCGTGGCAGCCACTTCAGTTTGTTTTCAAGCCTTACATCCCACCGAATGAGTCTGATCTCACAGGTGGGACATTGCGTGCtactgcaaagaagaagaagtcg GTAGTGGTGAGACTAACTAGCGGCTTGGTTGAGACATACAAAATATGCAATCCACAGTTCAAATATAGAGGAGAGTTGAATCCCAAGCGGTACTTGACTACTCCATCGGCTGGTGTGCTCAATGATGGCTTTGATAATGTCAACTCCGACCTAATTCTGGCTGTAAATGATGATTTGAGCAGTTCAGACTCACGGCAGAG ATACATTGTCAAAGATCTTCTTGGCCATGGGACTTTTGGTCAGGTTGCTAAATGCTGGGTTCCTGAGACAAACAGCCTTGTTGCTGtaaaagtaataaaaaaccaGCCTGCATACTATCAGCAGGCGCTGGTTGAAGTATCTATTTTGACAACG CTAAACAAGAAGTATGATCCAGAGGATAAGCACCATATTGTTCGCATATACGACTACTTCTTACATCAACGTCATTTGTGCATATGCTTTGAACTTCTGGACATGAATCT GTATGAGctcataaaaataaatcaatttagAGGTCTCTCGTTAAGCATAGTCCAGCTCTTCTCTAAGCAg ATCTTACTTGGTTTGGCTCTTTTGAAAGATGCTGGCATAATTCATTGTGATCTGAAGCCAGAGAACATTCTTCTGTGTGCCAG TGTGAAGCCAACTCAAATTAAGATAATCGACTTTGGATCAGCGTGCATGGAAGATCGGACTGTTTATTCATATATTCAG AGTCGTTACTACAGATCGCCGGAAGTTTTACTTGGTCATCA ATACACTACAGCTATCGACATGTGGTCATTTGGATGCATTGTTGCCGAGCTGTTTCTTGGATTACCACTGTTTCCAGGAGCTTCAGAATTTGATATCATGAGGCGTATGATTGAAATACTGGG AAAGCAACCACCTGATTATGTGCTCAAGGAAGCAAAAAATGTGAATAAGTTCTTTAAGTGTGTTGGGAGTGTCCACAATTTAGGGAATGGTGGAACTCATGGTGGCCTCAAAAGTGCTTATATGGCTCTGACGGAAGAAGAATTTGAAGCT agagaaaagaaaaagccaGATATTGGGAAAGAGTACTTCCGCCATAAGAACCTTGAAGAAATTGTAAAAGGCTATCCTTACAAGATAAACTTGCCTGAAGACGATGTTGTCAAAG AAACTCAGATCCGGTTAGCTCTTATAGACTTTTTGAGAGGACTTGTTGAATTTGATCCAGCTAAACGTTGGTCACCTTTTCAG GCCGCCAAGCACCCTTTTATCACCGGGGAACCTTTTACGTGCCCATACAACCCTCCGCCAGAAACACCTCATGTG CATGTTGCTCAAAATTTCAAAGTTGACCATCATCCAGGTGGAGGGCACTGGTTTGCCGCCGGTCTTTCTCCTCAT ACATCAGGGAGAACCAGAATCCCAATGCACAATAGTCCCCATTTTCAGATGATACCTTATTCACATGCAAATAGTTATGGGAGTATTGGAAGCTATGGTAGCTACAATGATGGTGCCGTACAGGGAAGTAGCTACGGGAGCTATGGAGATAACGGCAATATGTTTGCCTATTATTCACCTGTGAATCATACTGGCCTATACATGCAAAACAGAGGTGGTGTCCCAATGGTTGGAACTAGTCCTGATGCCAGACGCAGGGTTATGCAGTATCCACATGGAAATGGCCTTGGTACAAGTCCATCCGCGGGAAATTTTGCTCCACTACCCCTCGGCACTAGTCCATCACAATTTACTCCACCAAATCCAAACAATCAATATTTAGCTGGCTCTCCTGGACACCATGGCCCGACATCTCCAGCAAGAAACAGTTGTCACGGGTCTCCTTTAGGGAAAATGGCAGCATTCAGTCAATTTAACAGAAGACAAAGCGTTGGATATTCTGGAGGTTCTCAGTCTCAAGATTCTTCCTTGTCACAAGCTCAGGGGCATGGGATGGACAATTTGCATCAAAATGAGGGTTATTCTGGGCAATTCTCTGGTTCACTTCCACATCGACATTTGGATCCTGGGTTCCAAAACCGTAAACAGTCACAAGGAAGTCCTGGGTACTCAACGCATAACATTTCCAGCTCATCCCTTCGGTCCAGTACTGGTCCCCATATTGAGAATACAGAAAAAGCCTTATCAGTGCCTGATCCAGGAGATTGGGACCCAAATTACAG CGAAGAATTGCTTCTACAAGAAGATAGCGCAGATGAAAGTGTTATTGCTAATGCATTAAGTAGAGGAATGCAATTTGGTTCAACAGATGCCTCCAGTTCGAGAAGGTTCAACAGTAATCCCTCGacctcatcatcatcaaatccggTAACCCAAAG GAGATATGTTCCCAATCAACCCTTTTCGCAAGTAGAGATTGGCAGCCCTCCAAGTAATGATCCTTATGCCAGATTTGGCCAACTTATGCCAGGATCGCAATTCACTCCTCATGTCACCCAGAACTCTCCAAGTCGCTTAGGGCAGCAACGGTCCAATCACGGGAGACCAAATCCTGGAAGGGCTACAGATCGGAATCACGTCAACGCTCAGCTTCCTCCGTCCAACACTAGTTCTGGGGGTCAACGCTCACCCAGGAGTAGCTCATATACCAGTGGTGCCCCTTGGG ACTGTCCGTAA
- the LOC103868298 gene encoding dual specificity protein kinase YAK1 homolog isoform X3, translated as MDDIDGGAREMGSSTPWQPLQFVFKPYIPPNESDLTGGTLRATAKKKKSVVVRLTSGLVETYKICNPQFKYRGELNPKRYLTTPSAGVLNDGFDNVNSDLILAVNDDLSSSDSRQRYIVKDLLGHGTFGQVAKCWVPETNSLVAVKVIKNQPAYYQQALVEVSILTTLNKKYDPEDKHHIVRIYDYFLHQRHLCICFELLDMNLYELIKINQFRGLSLSIVQLFSKQILLGLALLKDAGIIHCDLKPENILLCASVKPTQIKIIDFGSACMEDRTVYSYIQSRYYRSPEVLLGHQYTTAIDMWSFGCIVAELFLGLPLFPGASEFDIMRRMIEILGKQPPDYVLKEAKNVNKFFKCVGSVHNLGNGGTHGGLKSAYMALTEEEFEAREKKKPDIGKEYFRHKNLEEIVKGYPYKINLPEDDVVKETQIRLALIDFLRGLVEFDPAKRWSPFQAAKHPFITGEPFTCPYNPPPETPHVHVAQNFKVDHHPGGGHWFAAGLSPHTSGRTRIPMHNSPHFQMIPYSHANSYGSIGSYGSYNDGAVQGSSYGSYGDNGNMFAYYSPVNHTGLYMQNRGGVPMVGTSPDARRRVMQYPHGNGLGTSPSAGNFAPLPLGTSPSQFTPPNPNNQYLAGSPGHHGPTSPARNSCHGSPLGKMAAFSQFNRRQSVGYSGGSQSQDSSLSQAQGHGMDNLHQNEGYSGQFSGSLPHRHLDPGFQNRKQSQGSPGYSTHNISSSSLRSSTGPHIENTEKALSVPDPGDWDPNYRQVFKIFPNFQIIECQSSFLRAYIEEIWERLI; from the exons ATGGATGACATTGATGGTGGTGCTCGTGAGATGGGCTCATCAACACCGTGGCAGCCACTTCAGTTTGTTTTCAAGCCTTACATCCCACCGAATGAGTCTGATCTCACAGGTGGGACATTGCGTGCtactgcaaagaagaagaagtcg GTAGTGGTGAGACTAACTAGCGGCTTGGTTGAGACATACAAAATATGCAATCCACAGTTCAAATATAGAGGAGAGTTGAATCCCAAGCGGTACTTGACTACTCCATCGGCTGGTGTGCTCAATGATGGCTTTGATAATGTCAACTCCGACCTAATTCTGGCTGTAAATGATGATTTGAGCAGTTCAGACTCACGGCAGAG ATACATTGTCAAAGATCTTCTTGGCCATGGGACTTTTGGTCAGGTTGCTAAATGCTGGGTTCCTGAGACAAACAGCCTTGTTGCTGtaaaagtaataaaaaaccaGCCTGCATACTATCAGCAGGCGCTGGTTGAAGTATCTATTTTGACAACG CTAAACAAGAAGTATGATCCAGAGGATAAGCACCATATTGTTCGCATATACGACTACTTCTTACATCAACGTCATTTGTGCATATGCTTTGAACTTCTGGACATGAATCT GTATGAGctcataaaaataaatcaatttagAGGTCTCTCGTTAAGCATAGTCCAGCTCTTCTCTAAGCAg ATCTTACTTGGTTTGGCTCTTTTGAAAGATGCTGGCATAATTCATTGTGATCTGAAGCCAGAGAACATTCTTCTGTGTGCCAG TGTGAAGCCAACTCAAATTAAGATAATCGACTTTGGATCAGCGTGCATGGAAGATCGGACTGTTTATTCATATATTCAG AGTCGTTACTACAGATCGCCGGAAGTTTTACTTGGTCATCA ATACACTACAGCTATCGACATGTGGTCATTTGGATGCATTGTTGCCGAGCTGTTTCTTGGATTACCACTGTTTCCAGGAGCTTCAGAATTTGATATCATGAGGCGTATGATTGAAATACTGGG AAAGCAACCACCTGATTATGTGCTCAAGGAAGCAAAAAATGTGAATAAGTTCTTTAAGTGTGTTGGGAGTGTCCACAATTTAGGGAATGGTGGAACTCATGGTGGCCTCAAAAGTGCTTATATGGCTCTGACGGAAGAAGAATTTGAAGCT agagaaaagaaaaagccaGATATTGGGAAAGAGTACTTCCGCCATAAGAACCTTGAAGAAATTGTAAAAGGCTATCCTTACAAGATAAACTTGCCTGAAGACGATGTTGTCAAAG AAACTCAGATCCGGTTAGCTCTTATAGACTTTTTGAGAGGACTTGTTGAATTTGATCCAGCTAAACGTTGGTCACCTTTTCAG GCCGCCAAGCACCCTTTTATCACCGGGGAACCTTTTACGTGCCCATACAACCCTCCGCCAGAAACACCTCATGTG CATGTTGCTCAAAATTTCAAAGTTGACCATCATCCAGGTGGAGGGCACTGGTTTGCCGCCGGTCTTTCTCCTCAT ACATCAGGGAGAACCAGAATCCCAATGCACAATAGTCCCCATTTTCAGATGATACCTTATTCACATGCAAATAGTTATGGGAGTATTGGAAGCTATGGTAGCTACAATGATGGTGCCGTACAGGGAAGTAGCTACGGGAGCTATGGAGATAACGGCAATATGTTTGCCTATTATTCACCTGTGAATCATACTGGCCTATACATGCAAAACAGAGGTGGTGTCCCAATGGTTGGAACTAGTCCTGATGCCAGACGCAGGGTTATGCAGTATCCACATGGAAATGGCCTTGGTACAAGTCCATCCGCGGGAAATTTTGCTCCACTACCCCTCGGCACTAGTCCATCACAATTTACTCCACCAAATCCAAACAATCAATATTTAGCTGGCTCTCCTGGACACCATGGCCCGACATCTCCAGCAAGAAACAGTTGTCACGGGTCTCCTTTAGGGAAAATGGCAGCATTCAGTCAATTTAACAGAAGACAAAGCGTTGGATATTCTGGAGGTTCTCAGTCTCAAGATTCTTCCTTGTCACAAGCTCAGGGGCATGGGATGGACAATTTGCATCAAAATGAGGGTTATTCTGGGCAATTCTCTGGTTCACTTCCACATCGACATTTGGATCCTGGGTTCCAAAACCGTAAACAGTCACAAGGAAGTCCTGGGTACTCAACGCATAACATTTCCAGCTCATCCCTTCGGTCCAGTACTGGTCCCCATATTGAGAATACAGAAAAAGCCTTATCAGTGCCTGATCCAGGAGATTGGGACCCAAATTACAGGCAAGTATTCAAGATATTCCCTAATTTTCAGATTATAGAATGTCAAAGCTCTTTTCTGCGAGCATATATAGAAGAAATCTGGGAGAGGCTTATATAG